The Methylocystis echinoides sequence CCTGCGCTTCGAGCAAGAAGACTGGGAGGAACGAGACCACGATGATCAGAAGCGAAAAGAAGAGCGCCGGTCCGACCTGCTTGGCCGCCTCAAGAAGGATTCGTCGTCTCTCGCGGAAAGAGAGCGGCTCATCGCCGGCGTTTGCGTGCTGCGCTTCGGATAGGCGGCGATAGCCGTTTTCGACCATCACGATCGCCGCGTCGACCAAGACGCCAATCGCCAGCGCCAGGCCTCCCAAAGACATGATGTTCGAACTGACCTTGAGATAGTACATCGGAATGAACGTCGCGATTACGGCGACCGTCATGGCCAAGATCGGAATCAGCGCGGAGCGGAAATGAAACAGGAAAATTATGATCACGAGGCTGACGATGACCGCTTCTTCGATCAGGTCGCGCTGAAGGGTGTCGACCGACGCCTTGATCAGCTCGGATCGATCATAGCCAGAGACGACCTCGACCCCTGCGGGTAATGATCCAGAGATTTCGGCAAGCTTTTTCTTGACGCCAGCGATCACATTCAGCGCGTTCAAGCCGTCGCGCATGACGACAATGCCGGCGACGGTTTCGCCCTCGCCGTTCCATTCGGCGACGCCGCGACGCATATCTGGCCCGAACGAGACTGTTCCCAGGTCGCGGACGAGAACCGGCGTGCCATTCTTGGCTCCGACCGGAACCGTCTCCAGATCGGCAAGCGACCGCAAATAGCCCAAGCCCCGAACCATATATTCGGCGCCCTGCAACTCGATCAATCTCCCGCCGACCTCATTGGTGCTGTCGCGAACCTTCTCGATCACCGTGGAGAGCGGAATGTTGAACGCGCGTAACCTGTCGGGGTCCACCCGGACTTGGTACTGCCGGACGAAACCGCCGATGCTGGCGACTTCCGCCACCCCTGGAACGGTCTCGATTTGATAGCGCAGGAACCAATCCTGCAGGCTGCGCAAATCGGCGAGACTGTGGCGATGATTATGATCCACGATGAGGTATTCATACACCCAGCCGGCGCCAGTCGCGTCGGGCCCGATCGTCGGGTGGACATTGGCGGGAAGGCGACCAGCGATCTGCTGCAAATATTCCAGCACGCGCGATCGCGCCCAGTAAAGATCGGTATTATCCTCGAAGACGACGAACACATAGGAATCGCCCAACATGGTCTGGGCGCGCACAGCCTTGACGTTCGGCGCCGCAAGCAGGGCGGTGACGATCGGATAGGTGACCTGATCCTCGATGACGTTGGGCGGCTCTCCGTTCCAGCTCGTGTGAATGATCACCTGCACATCGGAAATGTCCGGCAGGGCGTCCAGCGGCATCCGGCGCTCCGCCCAGACGCCGGCTAGCGCCAGGAACAGCGTCCCAGCAAAGACGAGGAAGCGATTGCCGGCGCACCAGTCGATCCAGCGAGCAATCACTTACATGCCTCCTTCAGCGGTCACGGAAAACTGTTTCTGGGCGAGGGTCTGACCCGCCTTGGTGGCGAGGACGGTGACCTGCCAGGTTCCGCCCATCGGCACGTCGCCCGATCCCTCGTAGACGCCGCCGCCTTTTTCTTTGAGCGTCGCGACGCTGCGCATGGCGGCCATGCCCATCGCCGGCATGGCGGGCATGAAGAAAGTGACGGTGACCTCGGCGCCGAGGACAGGCGCGCCATCGCCGTCGGTGAGCTCGACGCGAAAATCGTTGCTTCCCGTGCGGGGGATTGGCGGCTTCGATGAATATTCGAGCGTCGCCCCCTTCGGTGCGTTGATTGCCGCCGCCGCTCCGACGCCCGGCGGCGGAGGCGCGAACGACCCCAGGGCGGCCGCGAGCTGGCTCTCGGAATCGATGAGGAAATTGGCCGAGGTGACGACTCTTTCGCCGGCGGCAAGGCCTTTCAGCACGACGAAATCGTCGCCGGCGCGGGCGCCGACTTCGATATCGCGAGGCTCGAAGTAGCCGCCGCCGCGATCTACGAAGGCGATCTGACGCGCGCCCGATTGAAACACCCCCGAACTTGGAATCGCCAAGCGGTCGCCGCGCGGCAAGCCGAGTTGGACACTGACGTACATGCCGAGCAGAAGCTTCAGTTCGGGATTGGGAATCTCGAGGCGCACGCGAGCCCGCCGCGTCGTCTGATCGACCTCCGGCCAAATGAAACTCACGCGCGCTGGGAATGTCTGTCCCGGATAGGCGTCCACGCTGACCGTCGCCGGGTCTCCCACCTTCACCCGGCCGATTTCATTCTGGAAAATATGAGCGTAGACCCACACGGTCGACAAATCCGCTACGGAATACAATTTCGTGCCCGGTTCGGCGTAGGTGTTCGGAAAAGCTTTCCTCTCGATGATTAAACCCGACGACGGGGAATCGATCTCGATCTCTTGGGCGACCTTACCGCTTTTCTTCAGCCGGGCGATCTCTCTGTCGGGGATTTGCCAGTGCTTCAGGCGTTCGGCCGCTGCACGCAGTAGCAATCGCGATCCGTGGAAATCCGTCGTCCCTCCCGGACTGGTCGTCTGCGCCAAAAGCTCCCTGGCCACCAAATACTCTCGCTCGGCCGTCACCAGCTCCGGGCTGTAGACGGTCAGGAGCGGCTGGCCCCGCCGCACCTGCTTGTACATTGCGTCGGCATAAACCTTCCGCACCCATCCAGCGAAACGGACATTCACGTCGGAAATTCGCGCTTCATCCGCCTCGATCGTCCCCACCGTGCGAAGCTCGTCGTGAACCGCTCGAACCTCCACGACGCCGGTTTTCACCCCGATGCGCTGCATGCGCTCAGGGGTCAGCGTGACAGGCGCCAGACTGGGTTCGGACGATGCGGCGGGCGGGCTCGCTGCGCGCGCATCTTCCAGCGGCGCCGGCTGCAAAGCACGTACTGCAAATGACGACGGTGCGGACTCGCGCCTGAACTGACCGAGATAGTATCCGCCGACCCCCGCCGCTGTGAGAGCCGCCAGACCTACACCTGTCGCCAGAAGTTTCATGGCTCGTCTCATGCTCGACGCTCCCGGATAGTCGGCGTCGTCTGTTTGTTGGCGCCAGCCTTCGGCCCAAGGGGCAGCGACCGCCACGCCGCCGGCTGGAGGAGTCGTTCCGTAACCTGACAGCTCAAAGGTCACCCCCGATTAACCGTTCGATAGCGGCGAGCATCGTCTGCTCGGCCAACTGCAACTGGAGAAGCTTGAGCTCGAGCTCGCGGGTCCGGTGCTGCGCTTCGAGCACGGCGGCAAGATCGCCGCGCCCTTGGGCATAATCCGCGGCAGTCGACTTCAACGCCGCCCGGGATTCCGGCAGGGCTTTTCGCGCCACCAGGGCGGCGCCGTTCCGCGCCGCCTTGAGCCGCGCGGCCGCCTCCCCGAGCGCGCTTTGGATATCGAGCACAGCCGTTTCGTGACGTTGTTCGGCGGCGCCCAATTGCGCTTTGGCGGCTTGCTCCTCGGAGGCCTCCTTGCCCCAAGGCAAAGGGATATTCAGGCCGACCGTGGCCGCGACCCCCGGCGGACGATTATTGGTCTGGATCAAAGGCCCGGCGCCGACAGTCAGGTCGGGATACCAGGCCTTCTCCGCCAGTTCCGCCCGCGTGCGCGCCGCGCTGATCTCGGCGCCGCTCGCGGCCAGTGCGGGACTGCCGCCGCGGGCGCGCTCCACGAGCAGGGGAACCGCGATGTTCCCGGCAGGGATGGACCGGAGCTTTGAAGGCTCCGCCAAAGGCGCGCCAGCGGGACGCGCGAGGAGAGCATTGAGTATTTCTCGCGCAGCGGCGCGATCGCCTTCGAGGCGGGCGCCCTCGATCTCCGACGC is a genomic window containing:
- a CDS encoding FixH family protein, producing the protein MKLLATGVGLAALTAAGVGGYYLGQFRRESAPSSFAVRALQPAPLEDARAASPPAASSEPSLAPVTLTPERMQRIGVKTGVVEVRAVHDELRTVGTIEADEARISDVNVRFAGWVRKVYADAMYKQVRRGQPLLTVYSPELVTAEREYLVARELLAQTTSPGGTTDFHGSRLLLRAAAERLKHWQIPDREIARLKKSGKVAQEIEIDSPSSGLIIERKAFPNTYAEPGTKLYSVADLSTVWVYAHIFQNEIGRVKVGDPATVSVDAYPGQTFPARVSFIWPEVDQTTRRARVRLEIPNPELKLLLGMYVSVQLGLPRGDRLAIPSSGVFQSGARQIAFVDRGGGYFEPRDIEVGARAGDDFVVLKGLAAGERVVTSANFLIDSESQLAAALGSFAPPPPGVGAAAAINAPKGATLEYSSKPPIPRTGSNDFRVELTDGDGAPVLGAEVTVTFFMPAMPAMGMAAMRSVATLKEKGGGVYEGSGDVPMGGTWQVTVLATKAGQTLAQKQFSVTAEGGM
- a CDS encoding TolC family protein — translated: MNRTSCVIQFAAIAAAAASLWSSPITAKERHTEQRGRLGATVESVLAAGRGLNPALRAAALETSAAAAKAAGADALDDPVISDSYQYWRDPNVFSGHAIVVTQAFPLWGKRTLRREAALAELDAARGRERAAQDTLDERIKVAFAQYYVASRAVAVNREVIALAGGIHVAAEARYATGRSNQSEVIKALGEKTASEIEGARLEGDRAAAREILNALLARPAGAPLAEPSKLRSIPAGNIAVPLLVERARGGSPALAASGAEISAARTRAELAEKAWYPDLTVGAGPLIQTNNRPPGVAATVGLNIPLPWGKEASEEQAAKAQLGAAEQRHETAVLDIQSALGEAAARLKAARNGAALVARKALPESRAALKSTAADYAQGRGDLAAVLEAQHRTRELELKLLQLQLAEQTMLAAIERLIGGDL